Proteins encoded in a region of the Isosphaeraceae bacterium EP7 genome:
- a CDS encoding peptide MFS transporter — protein MSPEHSRAAAFTAEVAADIDAFGPNQHSVGGPGSGGGPLDFLRQPKGLYALFFTEMWERFSFYLMIALLSLYLTESLGFADARASDVATWYLSLVYFTPFLGGLIADRLTGYVKAILIGGTLMMFGHLVLALDTKESASHPFLFAALGLLIAGNGMFKPNISTMVGNLYSKTDPRRDRGFTIFYMGINLGAFVAPLAGNFLRTRSVDILNTWFGTKLPADAGWHIAFGSAGVGMLLSLATFLAFKGRLNEGRPDDDGGYPDTSAPVIETRGDRRLKLAQWFNMGAIGLALTVLLAGPSLGLPVTVIQFGAAWLVIELVTVVMLLTGGDRMSADAAKLKTIFVIVALFWMAFHQNSVALTFFVRDYVQSSWDTETFQSINPLCILLFSPLMVALWSYLGPRKLEPSSTGKMAIGMLITALAYGVMVAAAGRLVGPGAKVSAGWLVGCYALITVAELLVSPIGLSLTSKLAPDRYRGLWMGFWFLATAVGNKLVHVVGGFWGKYPPGQLFTGLVVSSVAAALALVVSLQVLKAFEPKDGRA, from the coding sequence ATGTCGCCAGAGCACTCCAGGGCCGCCGCCTTCACGGCCGAAGTCGCCGCCGACATCGACGCCTTCGGGCCGAACCAGCACAGCGTGGGTGGTCCAGGCTCGGGCGGCGGGCCGCTCGACTTCCTCCGCCAGCCCAAGGGGCTCTACGCCCTCTTCTTCACCGAGATGTGGGAACGCTTCAGCTTCTACCTGATGATCGCCCTGCTCTCGCTGTACCTGACCGAATCCCTGGGGTTTGCCGACGCGCGGGCCTCCGACGTCGCCACCTGGTACCTCTCGCTCGTCTACTTCACCCCGTTCCTGGGCGGGCTCATCGCCGACCGGCTCACCGGCTACGTGAAGGCCATCTTGATCGGCGGCACCCTGATGATGTTCGGCCACTTGGTGCTGGCCCTCGACACCAAGGAGTCGGCGTCGCACCCGTTCCTCTTCGCCGCGCTCGGCCTCCTGATCGCCGGCAACGGGATGTTCAAGCCGAACATCTCGACGATGGTGGGCAACCTCTATTCCAAGACCGACCCCAGGCGCGACCGGGGCTTCACCATCTTCTATATGGGCATCAACCTGGGTGCCTTCGTCGCCCCGCTCGCGGGGAACTTCCTGCGGACCCGGTCGGTCGACATCCTCAACACGTGGTTCGGCACCAAGCTCCCCGCCGACGCCGGTTGGCACATCGCCTTCGGATCGGCGGGCGTCGGGATGCTGCTCAGCCTGGCCACGTTCCTCGCCTTCAAGGGCCGCCTGAACGAGGGGAGGCCCGACGACGACGGTGGCTATCCCGACACGTCGGCCCCGGTGATCGAGACGCGCGGCGACCGTCGCCTGAAGCTGGCCCAGTGGTTCAACATGGGTGCCATCGGCCTGGCCCTGACCGTGCTGCTGGCCGGGCCCTCCCTGGGCCTGCCCGTCACGGTCATCCAGTTCGGCGCGGCCTGGCTGGTGATCGAGCTGGTCACCGTCGTGATGCTGCTCACCGGCGGCGACCGGATGTCGGCCGACGCGGCCAAGCTCAAGACGATCTTCGTGATCGTGGCGCTCTTCTGGATGGCCTTCCACCAGAACTCGGTGGCGCTCACCTTCTTCGTCCGCGACTATGTGCAGAGCAGCTGGGACACCGAGACATTCCAGTCGATCAACCCCCTCTGCATCCTCCTGTTCAGCCCCCTGATGGTCGCGCTCTGGTCGTACCTGGGGCCCCGCAAGCTCGAGCCCAGCTCCACCGGCAAGATGGCCATCGGCATGCTCATCACCGCCCTGGCCTACGGCGTGATGGTCGCCGCGGCGGGGCGGCTGGTCGGCCCGGGGGCCAAGGTAAGCGCCGGCTGGCTGGTCGGCTGCTATGCGCTCATCACCGTGGCTGAGCTGCTCGTCAGCCCCATCGGCCTGTCGCTCACGTCCAAGCTGGCGCCCGACCGTTATCGAGGGCTCTGGATGGGCTTCTGGTTCCTGGCCACGGCCGTCGGCAACAAGCTGGTGCACGTCGTCGGCGGATTCTGGGGCAAGTATCCCCCCGGCCAGCTCTTCACGGGCCTGGTCGTCTCGTCGGTCGCCGCGGCGTTGGCGCTGGTGGTCTCGCTGCAAGTGCTCAAGGCGTTCGAACCCAAGGACGGCCGGGCCTGA
- a CDS encoding S9 family peptidase, translated as MRLLIGLLMLTALASPALAAGRPMTVDDLLSVRGVSDPQVSPDGKWVVYVVGELDREADRTNSDLWLVPVEGGQPKRLTWSPAADSHPRWKPDGKALAFTSNRSGTSQIWLLNIDGGEARQLTKLDVDASGPLWSPKGNKLAFTAEVYPATSPEETAKKDEHKLEAESKVRIYDSLMIRHWMAWDEGKRSHLFVADAATGEAVDLTPNLRVNTPPAPFGGSSDYAWSPDGKELAFTAEPAVNLAWSTNTDIWTVDAEGGEPKNRTEANEGADAQPAYSPDSKHLAYVSQARAGFEADLWVLTLLDRKTGNITKLGTSLDRPISSYAWRGDAEIIAAIDDAGRPSIVSIPIDGEPKRLIVGGTNSSAVPVPGGGLVFVRTDAARPAELFRSRADGTEVARLTHHNDELIAKLDVSPAESFTFKGADGDDVSGWLVRPPGFDASKKYPVLFLIHGGPQGAWHDEWHARWNDQMFASTGFAVVAINPRGSTGYGQKFTDQISKDWTGRVYEDLMKGLDHAIQTYPFLDGEKVAAAGGSYGGFMVNWIAGHTDRFKALISHAGVFDLTSKYGTTEELWFPEWEFGGPPWDEPARYREQSPSTYVKNFKTPTLVIHGALDFRVHDAQGLGMFTSLQRMQVPSRYVWFPDEGHWILKPQNRIVWWREMLGWIEKYAK; from the coding sequence ATGCGCCTGCTGATTGGCTTGCTGATGCTCACGGCCCTGGCCTCCCCCGCGCTGGCCGCCGGCCGGCCGATGACCGTCGACGACCTGCTCTCGGTGCGTGGGGTCTCCGACCCCCAGGTCTCCCCCGACGGCAAGTGGGTCGTCTACGTCGTCGGCGAGCTGGACCGCGAGGCCGACCGGACCAATAGCGACCTCTGGCTGGTCCCGGTCGAGGGGGGCCAACCGAAGCGACTGACCTGGTCGCCGGCGGCCGACTCGCACCCTCGCTGGAAGCCCGACGGCAAGGCCCTCGCCTTCACCTCGAACCGCTCCGGCACGTCGCAGATCTGGCTGCTGAACATCGACGGCGGCGAGGCCCGCCAGCTCACCAAGCTGGACGTCGACGCCTCCGGCCCGCTCTGGTCGCCCAAGGGGAACAAGCTCGCCTTCACCGCCGAGGTCTACCCCGCGACCAGCCCCGAGGAGACCGCCAAGAAGGACGAGCACAAGCTCGAGGCGGAGAGCAAGGTCCGGATTTATGACTCCCTGATGATCCGCCACTGGATGGCCTGGGACGAGGGGAAGCGCAGCCACCTGTTCGTCGCCGACGCCGCCACCGGCGAGGCCGTCGACCTGACGCCCAACCTCAGGGTCAACACCCCGCCGGCCCCCTTCGGCGGCTCGTCCGACTACGCCTGGTCGCCCGACGGCAAGGAACTGGCCTTCACCGCCGAGCCGGCCGTCAACCTGGCCTGGTCCACCAACACCGACATCTGGACCGTCGACGCGGAAGGGGGCGAGCCCAAGAACCGGACCGAGGCCAACGAGGGCGCCGACGCCCAGCCCGCCTACTCTCCCGACAGCAAGCACCTGGCCTACGTCAGCCAGGCCCGCGCCGGCTTCGAGGCCGACCTCTGGGTGCTCACCCTGCTCGATCGCAAGACCGGCAACATCACGAAACTGGGCACCTCGCTCGACCGCCCCATCTCGTCCTACGCCTGGCGCGGGGATGCGGAAATCATCGCCGCAATCGACGACGCCGGCCGCCCGTCGATCGTCTCGATCCCCATCGACGGCGAGCCGAAACGCCTCATCGTCGGCGGGACCAACTCCTCGGCCGTGCCGGTCCCCGGAGGCGGCCTCGTCTTCGTCCGGACCGACGCCGCCCGCCCCGCCGAGCTGTTCCGCTCCCGTGCCGACGGCACCGAGGTCGCTCGCCTGACCCATCACAATGATGAGCTGATCGCCAAGCTCGACGTCTCCCCGGCCGAGTCGTTCACCTTCAAGGGGGCCGACGGCGACGACGTCTCGGGCTGGCTCGTCCGCCCCCCGGGCTTCGACGCCTCGAAGAAATACCCGGTCCTGTTCCTCATCCACGGCGGCCCGCAGGGGGCCTGGCACGACGAGTGGCACGCTCGCTGGAATGATCAGATGTTCGCGTCGACCGGATTCGCCGTCGTCGCCATCAACCCGCGCGGCTCCACCGGCTACGGCCAGAAGTTCACCGACCAGATCAGCAAGGATTGGACCGGCCGCGTCTACGAGGACCTGATGAAGGGCCTCGACCACGCCATCCAGACTTATCCCTTCCTGGACGGCGAGAAGGTCGCGGCGGCCGGCGGCTCCTACGGCGGCTTCATGGTCAACTGGATCGCCGGCCACACCGACCGATTCAAGGCGCTCATCAGCCACGCCGGCGTCTTCGACCTGACCAGCAAGTACGGCACCACCGAGGAGCTCTGGTTCCCCGAGTGGGAATTCGGCGGCCCCCCCTGGGACGAGCCCGCCCGCTACCGCGAGCAATCGCCCAGCACCTACGTCAAGAACTTCAAGACCCCCACCCTCGTCATCCACGGGGCCCTCGACTTCCGCGTCCACGACGCCCAGGGCCTCGGCATGTTCACCTCCCTCCAGCGCATGCAAGTCCCCAGCCGCTACGTCTGGTTCCCCGACGAGGGCCACTGGATCCTCAAGCCCCAGAACCGCATCGTCTGGTGGCGCGAGATGCTAGGCTGGATCGAGAAGTATGCGAAGTAA
- a CDS encoding formate--tetrahydrofolate ligase, protein MSTFASSPRPIAEVAADLGISPDHLEPYGRDKAKVRLEALDSPPGPPGKLILVSAITPTPAGEGKTTTSIGLAQGMRAIGRGAVLALRQPSMGPVFGRKGGATGGGASRLTPSDQINLQFTGDFHAITAAHNLLAAAIDNRLHFGDTKLDPLSVSWKRALDMNDRSLRRIVIGLGGKSGGIPRESGFDITAASEVMAILCLANSPADLRTRLDRILVGFDTDGGPVQAKSIGVTGSMAAILKDALLPNLVQSREGTPAFVHGGPFANIAHGCNSVLATRMALAHGEFAITEAGFAFDLGAEKFFDIKCRSAGLNPAAVVIVATIRALKMHGGVALDALTQENPGAVALGLENLTAHLDAAANFGKPVVVAINKFSTDTADEVNVVVHHCHTRGIPCEVADVFGQGGQGALKLAETVAAVADASESPFQPLYSLDATTEQKIELIARSIYGAKDVAFSNVASAKIRKARRLGYGKLPVCMAKTQDSLSDNPKLRNRPRDFTLTVRDLEFSIGAGFLVALTGEIVRMPGLPERPAAERIDVDEAGNILNLS, encoded by the coding sequence ATGTCGACCTTCGCCTCATCGCCCCGCCCCATCGCCGAAGTCGCGGCCGACCTCGGCATCTCGCCCGATCACCTGGAGCCCTACGGGCGCGACAAGGCCAAGGTGCGTCTTGAAGCGTTGGACTCGCCCCCGGGGCCTCCGGGCAAGCTCATCCTCGTCTCGGCCATCACCCCCACGCCGGCCGGCGAGGGGAAGACCACCACGTCGATCGGCCTGGCCCAGGGGATGCGGGCCATCGGCCGGGGCGCCGTGCTGGCGCTGCGGCAGCCGTCGATGGGGCCGGTCTTCGGCCGCAAGGGGGGAGCCACCGGCGGCGGGGCCAGCCGGCTCACTCCCAGCGATCAGATCAACCTGCAATTCACCGGCGACTTCCACGCCATCACCGCCGCGCACAACCTGCTGGCCGCCGCCATCGACAATCGCCTCCACTTCGGCGACACCAAGCTCGACCCGCTCTCGGTGTCGTGGAAGCGGGCCCTGGACATGAACGACCGCTCCCTGCGCAGGATCGTCATCGGCCTGGGAGGCAAGTCCGGCGGCATCCCGCGCGAGAGCGGATTCGACATCACCGCCGCAAGCGAGGTCATGGCCATCCTCTGCCTGGCCAACTCGCCGGCCGATCTCAGGACGAGGCTCGACCGCATCCTCGTCGGCTTCGACACCGACGGCGGGCCGGTCCAGGCCAAGTCGATCGGCGTCACCGGCTCGATGGCGGCCATCCTCAAGGACGCGCTGCTGCCCAACCTGGTCCAGTCGCGGGAGGGGACCCCTGCGTTCGTGCACGGCGGCCCGTTCGCCAACATCGCGCACGGCTGCAACTCGGTGCTGGCCACCAGGATGGCCCTGGCGCACGGCGAATTCGCCATCACCGAGGCCGGATTCGCCTTCGACCTGGGCGCCGAGAAGTTCTTCGACATCAAGTGCCGATCCGCCGGCCTGAACCCCGCCGCCGTCGTCATCGTCGCCACCATCCGGGCCCTCAAGATGCACGGCGGGGTCGCCCTGGACGCCCTGACGCAGGAGAACCCGGGCGCCGTCGCCCTCGGCCTTGAGAACCTCACCGCGCACCTGGACGCCGCGGCCAACTTCGGCAAGCCGGTCGTCGTCGCCATCAACAAATTCTCGACCGACACCGCCGACGAGGTCAACGTCGTCGTCCACCACTGCCACACCAGGGGCATCCCCTGCGAAGTGGCCGACGTCTTCGGCCAGGGAGGCCAGGGCGCCCTGAAACTCGCCGAGACGGTCGCCGCGGTCGCCGACGCGTCCGAGTCCCCCTTCCAGCCGCTCTACTCGCTCGACGCCACCACGGAGCAGAAGATCGAGCTCATCGCGCGGTCGATCTACGGCGCCAAGGACGTCGCCTTCTCCAACGTCGCGTCGGCCAAGATCCGCAAGGCACGCCGCCTGGGCTACGGCAAGCTCCCCGTCTGCATGGCCAAGACGCAGGACTCGCTGTCCGACAACCCCAAGCTCCGCAACCGCCCGCGCGACTTCACGCTGACGGTGCGCGACCTCGAATTCTCGATCGGCGCCGGCTTCCTCGTCGCCCTCACCGGCGAGATCGTGCGCATGCCCGGCCTCCCCGAGCGACCCGCCGCCGAACGCATCGACGTCGACGAGGCGGGCAACATCCTCAACCTCTCCTGA